AAGAAAAGCGAAAGAGTGGTAACCATAGAGCGTTCATGATTACCGAAATCAGAAGAAAAACGATAGAGTGGTAACCATGGACGCTCATAATGACCGTACCTGGTTGGAAAAAGGAGTAGTTAAAAAGAACTTGCAGCAAAATTAAAAGACCCAATATGGATATAATCCATACTGGGTTATTTTTGTTTCTTTTATTTTTCATTTTTTTCATTTAGTAACTTAAATTTGGTGAGAATAATATCACTGCTAATCCCTACAAGTACCGATACTAAAATATTCTCAACTAATGAATTTGGAGTTGTGTAAATCACCACGAGGAGACAAGCAACTAAGCACAGAAGTATTTCTTCTAAAAAACCTAGATAAATAAACTTCTTTGTTTTACGAGGCATGATGATTTTGCCATGCTTTCGAACATGACTGATAATTCCTACTGATCCACCAATAACCATTGAGAAAATAATGTCCTTCAACACTGTTTTCACCCTCCTTAAGCCTGGATTTTTTGACCTAAGGTTAACTCATGGTGTAATACCATTATACTAATAGTGGAAACTAAACAGAATGAGTAAATATTCATATTTTTGAATATATTTCCAAAAATAAACAAAAAAAGAGCAGATTTCAAACATCTGCTCTTATAATTTTAATGAATATGACGATAAACTCCAATTACTTTTCCTAGTATGGATACATTTCTTAAAATAATAGGATCCATTGTTGAGTTCTCTGGTTGTAAACGAATGAAATCTTTTTCTTTAAAGAATCGCTTACAAGTGGCCTCATCTTCATCTGTCATTGCAACGACGATATCACCATTATTCGCACTTTGCTGCTGTCTTACAATCACGTAATCTCCATCAAGAATTCCGGCTTCTATCATACTCTCACCCATGATTTCTAGCATAAATACTTGCTCATCGGCAGGTGCTAGACTTTCAGGCAGTGGAAAATACTCTTCAACGTTTTCAATGGCGGTTATTGGCAGACCAGCAGTTACTTTACCGACAATAGGTACATTGACGACATTGTTTCTTGGGATATTCAGAGTTTCATCTGCTTCTAATATTTCGATTGCTCTCGGTTTTGTCGGATCTCTTCTAATTAGTCCCTTGCTCTCCAAACGTGCTAAGTGACCATGGACAGTAGAACTAGATGCAAGCCCAACCGCTTCTCCGATTTCTCGTACGGATGGCGGATAACCTTTTTTCTTTACTTCCCCTTTAATAAAATCAAGGATATCCTGCTGTCGCTTAGATATTTTTGTCATTTTAGATACACCTCGCCCTATTTAATAATTAAATTTATTATAGCATGTTCGTGTTTTTTATACAAACATAAGTTCGAATTGTTGTTGACAACAAACAAATGTTCGGTTTATAATAAAAACAAATAAACGAACATATATTCTGAATAGGGGTTTTATTATGAAAAAAATATGGGAAAAATACTCTTATGCAATATTATTAATTATCTTAAGCTGTTCACTGGCATTTATTTTATCTTTACGTTTCAATTCTAACGTGGAAGAAAAGTTTGTAACAATTACGGTTTCTGAAGGCGATTCACTTTGGAAAATCTCTGATCAATATTCGGATCAGCATTCTTACTCCAATAATGAATTTATTAGCTGGGTTAAGCAAAACAACAATATCGAAGGGGATAGGATTTATCCTGGGGAAGAAATCACAATCCCTGTAAACCTTGAAGTTGGATCTCTAACCGAATACGCCAGCGCTGCTGGGGAGTAAAGTCAGATGGTGAATGCAGTCATCTATTGTCGGGTAAGTACAAATAAAGATACCCAGGAAACATCATTAAAGCGCCAAGAAGAGGAACTAATAAAGCTAGCTAATCAATATCATTTCAATGTGCTATTCATTATTAGAGAGCAAGCAAGTGGATATGACCTAGATAGAGATGGAATGCTGCAATTATTAGATTTGTTGAAAGAAAAAACGGTACAAGCAGTGTTAATCCAAGATGAAACGAGGCTAGGGCGAGGAAATGCTAAGATTGCTCTCTTGCATTTTATTATGAAAGAGGGCGTTAAGCTATATAGTATCTCTCATAATGGAGAACTGCAGTTATCTGAGAGTGATTCCATGGTACTGAAAATAGTTGGTATGGTTGAAGAATATCAGCGTAAGCTACATAATATCAAAATCAAGCGCGGAATGAAAAGAGCTGTTGCTCATGGTTATATGCCAGAGAAAAATCTTAAAAATCTCGAATCGAATTCGGGACGGGATAAAATAGAAGTTCCTATTGAAGAAATAGTCCGTCTTAGAAAAAACAAATTAACTTTTTCAGAGATTGCTGCTACTTTAAGGGGTTTTGGATACAATATTTCAAAAGCAACTGTTCACAGACGCTATCAAGAATCTCAACAATCTATCGAATCAGAAGAGCGGTAGACCATTTGCCTTGTCAGATGGTCTATTTTTTAGTAAAATCAGTCTTTAGGTAATTACTGTGATAAAGCTTATTGTTGTCACTCTATTAATCGATGATGAAATCAACAGACAGGTTTATCCACAGCCCAAGTGAAAGGAGGGTTCTTCATGCTCTCGAAAGAAAAAATGGCAAGAATCAATGAGTTAGCTAGAAAAGCCAAAGCAACAGGTTTAACAGAAGCAGAGGCGAAGGAACAATCAAAATTAAGAAGCGAGTATTTGACAACTTTCCGCAGTTCTATGCTGGATACATTAACAAATACCAAAATTATCGATCCAGAGGGAAATGACGTAACACCTGAAAAGATAAAATCTAGAAAAAAATATAATCTTCATTAATTTGGGAAACATTTTGTTTTCCCTTTTACATATTACAGCCTCTAGAGTGTGAAAATAAGAAAATGAAAGTAATTTAATTTGTTTAGTACTCAAATTAATTGTTGAATTTATACCGAGAGAACTATAATATTATAGTTGTTATTATTTTTTTATCCCAGTGGATCAGGAGTGATTTAATTAATGTTTAATACTATTGATGATTTGTCAGTAACCTCTATTCGTACGCTTTCTATTGATATGATTGAAAAAGCAAATTCAGGGCATCCTGGAATGCCAATGGGTGCTGCACCTATGACCTATACGCTATGGACACGTTTCATGAACCATAATCCAAAAAATCCAGAGTGGTTTAACCGTGACCGGTTTGTATTATCTGCAGGGCATGGATCTGCGTTATTATACAGCATGCTTCATTTGTCAGGTTATAAGCTAACAATGGATGATTTAAAACAATTCCGCCAATGGGGAAGTAAAACTCCAGGACACCCAGAGTATGGTCATACTGATGGGGTAGAAGCAACAACTGGTCCACTTGGACAGGGAATTGCAATGGCTGTCGGAATGGCAATGGCAGAACGTCATACAGCTAGTGTTTACAATAAAGAAAATTATGAACTAGTGAACCATTTTACATATAGTATTTGTGGTGACGGAGATTTAATGGAGGGTGTTTCAGCAGAGGCTGCTTCGCTTGCTGGACATTTAAAACTTGGACGTTTAGTGGTTTTATACGATTCCAATGATATTTCACTTGATGGTGATTTAAATAAATCCTTCTCTGAAAGTGTAAAAGATCGTTTCACCTCTTACGGCTGGCAATATGTTCGCGTAGAAGATGGCAATAATCTTGAAGAAATTGCTAAAGCGCTAGAAGAAGCTAGAAATGATCTTGATCGCCCAACGATGATTGAAGTAAGAACAGTTATTGGCTATGGTTCTCCTAACCGCGCTGGAACTTCAGGTGTACATGGTTCTCCACTTGGAGCGGATGAGTTAAAACTTACAAAAGAAGCTTATAAATGGACATTTGATGAAGATTTCCATGTGCCTAATGATGTATACGAGAATTTCCAAAACCTTATTGTTGAAAATGGTGTAAAAAAGGAAAAAGAATGGAATGACCTTTTTGCACAATATAAAAATGAATATCCTGAATTAGCAAATCAATTAGAAAGTGTTCTGAAAAATGAATTACCTGAAGGCTGGGATAAAGATATTCCTGTTTATAGCGAAGGCAAAAGTTTAGCAAGCCGTGCATCATCAGGTGAAGCCTTAAATGGTATTGCAAAGAACTTGCCAATCTTCATTGGCGGCTCTGCTGACCTAGCTGGTTCCAATAAAACCATGATCAAAGGAACCGGGGATTATGCTCCAGGCAACTATGAAAACCGTAATATCTGGTTTGGTGTACGTGAATTTGCAATGGGTGCAGCGATGAATGGGATTGCCTTACATGGCGGAGTAAAAATCTTTGGTGGAACATTCTTTGTTTTCTCTGATTACCTGCGTCCTGCTATCCGACTTGCTGCTTTGATGGGCTTGCCAGTAACGTATGTATTTACTCATGACAGTATCGCTGTTGGAGAAGATGGACCTACTCATGAGCCGGTTGAACAACTTGCAGCTCTACGTGCAATGCCTGGCCTTTCCATTATCCGTCCAGCAGATGGTAATGAGACAGCTGCTGCATGGAAGTTAGCGGTTGAGTCAACAAACAAACCAACTGCTTTAGTGTTAACACGTCAAGATTTACCAACACTTAAAGATACAGATAAAAATGCATACGAAGGAGTTTCAAAAGGTGCCTATGTTGTATCACCTTCTGAAAGAGAAACTCCAGATGCACTATTACTAGCAACTGGTTCAGAGGTTAGTTTAGCGGTTGAAGCACAGCAAGCATTAGCTGGTGAGGGTATTCATGTTTCAGTTGTAAGCATGCCATCATGGGATCGCTTTGAACAGCAATCACAGGAATACAAAAACTCTGTTCTTCCAAAGAATGTGAAAAAACGTCTTGGAATTGAAGTTGGTACTTCATTTGGATGGCACAAATATACAGGTGATGAAGGAGACGTCCTAGCAATTGATACATTTGGGGCTTCTGCACCTGGTGAGAAAATTATGGAAGAATACGGTTTTAGTGTAAGCAATGTTGTTGCACGTGTTAAAGCACTTCTTCAATAATAAATAGATGATTTCAAAGGGAGCGACGTAATGTCGTTCTCTTTTTTTGCATCTCTACTATATATATATATGAACATTAGATGAATGATTTGAAATATTCGTGACATTCCAAATATTAGTTAGATATAATAAAATTTGGAAGAATCCTATGGATTCGACAATAATAGTGATTTTTTTTGGCGGTATAAGACAAATGTTTTGATAGTGATTATTTATAATTGATAGAAAGGGTATTCAACGAAGGAGAGATCGTGGTGAGGAATTATCAGCTTTATCTAATAGAAGATGAATTTGCCGCCCATTACTTCGGAAGAGAGCGTATGTTTTTTAAGCTTTTTCAGGAACATCATAAAGCAGACGGTGAACTGAAATTTATAACAAATAAGCAGATTACTTATATAACAAAGTCATTAGAGGTTTTGAAAATACATCAGTTAATTCAAAAACAACTTGGAAAAAAGAAGGGTTTTCTGGCTGAACATGGTACATACTCCATTGAATTAAGTGGAAAACTAAGTACAGCGAAATTAAGAGTCTTCCAAGATTTAATAACAATTGAGGCTTCTGGCAGTTATGAAGCCGAAACGATTTTCTTTGAAGTGCTTAGAAAATGTGAAACATCGTTTATGGCTTTAGATCTTGATCATCAGCGGTTTGGTTGGTTAAAGCCTATTAAAGAAAGAAAATATGTCTAATCTTTTAAAAGAGAATATTGTATATTCCCGTTTTATTTAGTACACTGTATGATAGACAACATGAAGGAGGAAGTTTAATGGGTACAGGTTTATGGATTCTAGTTGTTGTACTAGCGTTAGTAGCTGGTGTAGCTCTAGGATTTTTCATTGCTCGTAAATACATGATGAGCTACTTAAAGAAAAATCCACCAATTAATGAACAAATGTTAAAAATGATGATGATGCAAATGGGTATGAAGCCTTCTCAAAAGAAGATCAACCAAATGATGTCTGCTATGAATAAACAGCAAGGCAAATAAATAATAGTAAAAAACCACTATTTTTTGAAAGTAATCAAAAGAAAGTGGTTTTTTTATTTGAAAATAGGAATTTTTCGAAAAATCTTATATTTTGGTTATCTATTGAAAAAAGGAATAATAAGGTTCATACTAGTTACGCTAAGAAGTACAACATAATGAAGGAGCCATACTACATGAAAAAAGTTTTATCACTTATTTTAATTCTACTTTTAGCTTTAACAGCGTGT
This Neobacillus sp. YX16 DNA region includes the following protein-coding sequences:
- a CDS encoding DUF4257 domain-containing protein; its protein translation is MLKDIIFSMVIGGSVGIISHVRKHGKIIMPRKTKKFIYLGFLEEILLCLVACLLVVIYTTPNSLVENILVSVLVGISSDIILTKFKLLNEKNEK
- the sirA gene encoding sporulation inhibitor of replication protein SirA; protein product: MRNYQLYLIEDEFAAHYFGRERMFFKLFQEHHKADGELKFITNKQITYITKSLEVLKIHQLIQKQLGKKKGFLAEHGTYSIELSGKLSTAKLRVFQDLITIEASGSYEAETIFFEVLRKCETSFMALDLDHQRFGWLKPIKERKYV
- a CDS encoding recombinase family protein, coding for MNAVIYCRVSTNKDTQETSLKRQEEELIKLANQYHFNVLFIIREQASGYDLDRDGMLQLLDLLKEKTVQAVLIQDETRLGRGNAKIALLHFIMKEGVKLYSISHNGELQLSESDSMVLKIVGMVEEYQRKLHNIKIKRGMKRAVAHGYMPEKNLKNLESNSGRDKIEVPIEEIVRLRKNKLTFSEIAATLRGFGYNISKATVHRRYQESQQSIESEER
- the tkt gene encoding transketolase, with the translated sequence MFNTIDDLSVTSIRTLSIDMIEKANSGHPGMPMGAAPMTYTLWTRFMNHNPKNPEWFNRDRFVLSAGHGSALLYSMLHLSGYKLTMDDLKQFRQWGSKTPGHPEYGHTDGVEATTGPLGQGIAMAVGMAMAERHTASVYNKENYELVNHFTYSICGDGDLMEGVSAEAASLAGHLKLGRLVVLYDSNDISLDGDLNKSFSESVKDRFTSYGWQYVRVEDGNNLEEIAKALEEARNDLDRPTMIEVRTVIGYGSPNRAGTSGVHGSPLGADELKLTKEAYKWTFDEDFHVPNDVYENFQNLIVENGVKKEKEWNDLFAQYKNEYPELANQLESVLKNELPEGWDKDIPVYSEGKSLASRASSGEALNGIAKNLPIFIGGSADLAGSNKTMIKGTGDYAPGNYENRNIWFGVREFAMGAAMNGIALHGGVKIFGGTFFVFSDYLRPAIRLAALMGLPVTYVFTHDSIAVGEDGPTHEPVEQLAALRAMPGLSIIRPADGNETAAAWKLAVESTNKPTALVLTRQDLPTLKDTDKNAYEGVSKGAYVVSPSERETPDALLLATGSEVSLAVEAQQALAGEGIHVSVVSMPSWDRFEQQSQEYKNSVLPKNVKKRLGIEVGTSFGWHKYTGDEGDVLAIDTFGASAPGEKIMEEYGFSVSNVVARVKALLQ
- a CDS encoding LysM peptidoglycan-binding domain-containing protein yields the protein MKKIWEKYSYAILLIILSCSLAFILSLRFNSNVEEKFVTITVSEGDSLWKISDQYSDQHSYSNNEFISWVKQNNNIEGDRIYPGEEITIPVNLEVGSLTEYASAAGE
- a CDS encoding YneF family protein, which produces MGTGLWILVVVLALVAGVALGFFIARKYMMSYLKKNPPINEQMLKMMMMQMGMKPSQKKINQMMSAMNKQQGK
- a CDS encoding DUF896 domain-containing protein gives rise to the protein MLSKEKMARINELARKAKATGLTEAEAKEQSKLRSEYLTTFRSSMLDTLTNTKIIDPEGNDVTPEKIKSRKKYNLH
- the lexA gene encoding transcriptional repressor LexA, producing MTKISKRQQDILDFIKGEVKKKGYPPSVREIGEAVGLASSSTVHGHLARLESKGLIRRDPTKPRAIEILEADETLNIPRNNVVNVPIVGKVTAGLPITAIENVEEYFPLPESLAPADEQVFMLEIMGESMIEAGILDGDYVIVRQQQSANNGDIVVAMTDEDEATCKRFFKEKDFIRLQPENSTMDPIILRNVSILGKVIGVYRHIH